One genomic region from Streptomyces sp. NBC_01304 encodes:
- a CDS encoding MFS transporter, with protein MSAQKASAAPLSARDWGVLLVLCGAIFLEGIDVAMLNVALPAIRADLGLSTGSLQWVMSAYVLGYGGFMLVGGRAADLFGRRRMFVLWLSVFLVFSGLGGFATEGWMLVTARFVTGVAAAFMTPAGLSIITTGFEEGPRRNRALLIYSGTGAGGFSIGLVVGGLLTSAGWRWVFFAPVVLSALILLAALAFVPKSPRPDRAGQSLDLAGGLAITAAILLLVLGVERASHTSLVWTVTTLGAGLAALAAFIAVERRSAAPLVRLGIFRSGALVRANAAGLLFAAGFFGFQFLVVLYLQELRGWSTLQTSFAMIVIGIDAILSPVLVPKLVDRFGNARLILAGLLVTSLSYALFLRVGADWTYLAMLPSLLLLGIAFALTYGPLTIVATEGVKEEEQGLAGGLLYTSFQFGAALGLSGAATVNVWATTSSSPAALLDGYRAALWVPLAAALLAVLIAGFGVRTRRSADGRVIGKGEPSADERTAELPAAH; from the coding sequence ATGAGTGCACAGAAAGCCTCAGCCGCCCCACTGAGCGCCCGGGACTGGGGCGTGCTGCTCGTCCTGTGCGGCGCGATCTTCCTCGAGGGCATCGATGTGGCCATGCTCAATGTGGCGCTGCCCGCCATCCGTGCCGATCTCGGACTGTCCACCGGCTCGTTGCAGTGGGTCATGAGCGCGTACGTCCTCGGGTACGGCGGCTTCATGCTGGTGGGCGGGCGCGCCGCCGACCTCTTCGGGCGGCGCCGGATGTTCGTCCTGTGGCTCTCCGTCTTCCTGGTGTTCTCCGGGCTCGGCGGATTCGCCACGGAGGGCTGGATGCTGGTCACGGCCCGCTTCGTCACCGGTGTCGCGGCGGCCTTCATGACCCCGGCCGGCCTTTCCATCATCACCACCGGGTTCGAGGAGGGGCCGCGGCGCAACAGGGCGCTGCTCATCTACTCCGGCACCGGGGCGGGCGGCTTCTCGATCGGCCTGGTCGTGGGCGGTCTGCTCACCTCGGCCGGCTGGCGCTGGGTGTTCTTCGCACCGGTCGTCCTCTCCGCCCTGATCCTGCTCGCCGCGCTCGCCTTCGTCCCCAAGTCGCCGCGCCCCGACCGCGCCGGGCAGAGCCTCGACCTGGCCGGCGGCCTCGCCATCACCGCGGCGATCCTGCTCCTGGTCCTCGGCGTCGAGCGCGCCAGCCACACCTCGCTCGTCTGGACCGTCACGACACTCGGAGCGGGGCTCGCCGCGCTCGCCGCGTTCATCGCCGTCGAGCGTCGCTCCGCCGCACCCCTGGTCCGGCTCGGCATCTTCCGCAGCGGCGCCCTGGTGCGGGCGAACGCGGCCGGGCTGCTCTTCGCGGCAGGCTTCTTCGGCTTCCAGTTCCTGGTCGTCCTCTATCTCCAGGAGCTGCGCGGCTGGTCCACCCTGCAGACCAGCTTCGCGATGATCGTCATCGGCATCGACGCGATCCTGTCGCCGGTCCTCGTCCCGAAGCTGGTCGACCGCTTCGGCAACGCCAGGCTGATCCTCGCCGGACTGCTCGTCACTTCCCTCTCGTACGCCCTCTTCCTGCGAGTCGGCGCCGACTGGACCTATCTGGCCATGCTCCCGAGCCTGCTCCTGCTCGGCATCGCGTTCGCGCTGACCTACGGCCCGCTCACCATCGTGGCCACCGAGGGCGTCAAGGAGGAGGAGCAGGGGCTGGCCGGCGGGCTGCTCTACACCTCGTTCCAGTTCGGCGCGGCACTCGGCCTCTCGGGGGCCGCGACCGTGAACGTCTGGGCCACCACGTCGAGTTCACCCGCCGCTCTGCTCGACGGCTACCGCGCGGCGCTCTGGGTGCCGCTCGCCGCCGCCCTGCTCGCGGTGCTCATCGCCGGCTTCGGAGTACGCACCCGCCGGTCCGCCGACGGCCGGGTGATCGGCAAGGGCGAGCCGTCCGCCGACGAGCGTACGGCCGAACTCCCCGCCGCCCACTGA
- a CDS encoding alpha/beta hydrolase, which produces MTHSFPGNDRRRPQGRRRRPHTRRRLLVVAASIVALGLVAWPVLNHFDVFSDNGDPMTFGSNEAGSGDGNGGVQTAGNGKTLMPTGPAADVRVAATVQDGTKIGEVTFTGKKSGFTGKVWLWAPKEYTDPKYAKSGFPVLIALPGGAGYPTNYWMGTDLKLEESIDKWADQGKSLPFIVAMPVLNPENHDKDPKDPELGTYWDGSDIPGQPKMGTWLAKDVPDLVKQNFRTINSRDGWAFMGSSTGAFAGLKTVLQHPDKFKAVIASGPDVVPDSRLWAGHQKEQDANNPMKLAKQLIADKGPDVYVAFQAGTGTSDAGGLAHAKQFIAAYGDKAPVHTMLNTIPGGGHNAATYVPNMPPAIEWISKQMQGPTPS; this is translated from the coding sequence ATGACCCACTCCTTCCCCGGCAACGACCGTCGGCGCCCGCAGGGCCGACGCAGGCGGCCGCACACCCGCCGCCGCCTTCTCGTGGTGGCGGCATCCATAGTGGCGCTCGGCCTGGTCGCCTGGCCCGTGCTGAACCATTTCGATGTGTTCTCCGACAACGGCGACCCGATGACCTTCGGGTCGAACGAGGCGGGCAGCGGGGACGGGAACGGCGGGGTGCAGACCGCCGGCAACGGCAAGACCCTGATGCCCACCGGTCCCGCCGCCGACGTCCGCGTCGCCGCCACCGTGCAGGACGGCACCAAGATCGGCGAGGTCACCTTCACCGGGAAGAAGTCCGGCTTCACCGGCAAGGTGTGGCTGTGGGCGCCCAAGGAGTACACCGACCCCAAGTACGCCAAGAGCGGCTTCCCCGTGCTGATCGCGCTGCCGGGCGGCGCGGGCTATCCGACCAACTACTGGATGGGCACCGACCTCAAGCTGGAGGAGTCCATCGACAAGTGGGCGGACCAGGGCAAGTCGCTGCCGTTCATCGTGGCCATGCCGGTGCTCAACCCGGAGAACCACGACAAGGACCCGAAGGACCCCGAGCTGGGCACCTACTGGGACGGCAGTGACATTCCCGGCCAGCCCAAGATGGGCACCTGGCTCGCCAAGGACGTGCCGGACCTGGTCAAGCAGAACTTCCGCACCATCAACTCCCGTGACGGCTGGGCCTTCATGGGCTCCTCCACCGGCGCCTTCGCGGGCCTGAAGACCGTCCTGCAGCACCCGGACAAGTTCAAGGCGGTCATCGCCTCGGGTCCTGACGTGGTGCCGGACTCGCGGCTGTGGGCGGGGCACCAGAAGGAGCAGGACGCCAACAACCCGATGAAGCTGGCCAAGCAGCTGATCGCCGACAAGGGCCCGGACGTGTACGTCGCCTTCCAGGCCGGCACGGGCACCAGCGACGCGGGCGGCCTGGCCCACGCCAAGCAGTTCATCGCGGCGTACGGCGACAAGGCCCCGGTGCACACGATGCTCAACACCATCCCGGGCGGCGGCCACAACGCGGCCACCTACGTGCCGAACATGCCGCCCGCGATCGAGTGGATCAGCAAGCAGATGCAGGGGCCGACGCCGTCGTAG
- a CDS encoding SPFH domain-containing protein: protein MADITRRFGWRHLRSAPTAHIRHHRRGTLVHDGPGLSFWFRSLTAALSEVPVNDRELAMAFHARTSDFQDVSVQATVTYRISEPATAAERLDFSIDPDTGVWRGAPLEQLATLLTETAQQHALDVLARTPLSAALVDGVAAVRARIADGLAAEPRLPGTGIEVVAARVVAIRPEPEVERALRTPAREEIQQEADRATYERRAVAVERERAIAENELASKIELARREEQLVDQRGTNARREAEENAAADGVRAEAEAARKVRLAKAEAEAARELGEARATAKSAWLRAHAEIPAATLNALTATRFAENLPRIDSLTLSPDVLTGLLAKLGRPAAEGDAS, encoded by the coding sequence ATGGCCGACATCACCCGCCGCTTCGGCTGGCGCCATCTGCGCTCGGCGCCCACCGCCCACATCCGCCACCACCGGCGCGGCACGCTCGTGCACGACGGGCCCGGACTGAGCTTCTGGTTCCGCTCGTTGACCGCCGCGCTGTCCGAAGTGCCGGTGAACGACCGGGAGTTGGCGATGGCCTTCCACGCGCGGACGTCCGACTTCCAGGACGTGAGCGTGCAGGCGACGGTGACGTACCGGATCAGCGAGCCGGCGACCGCGGCCGAGCGCCTCGACTTCTCCATCGACCCGGACACCGGCGTCTGGCGCGGCGCCCCGCTGGAGCAGCTGGCCACGCTGCTCACCGAGACCGCGCAGCAGCACGCCCTCGACGTGCTGGCCCGCACTCCGCTGTCCGCGGCCCTGGTCGACGGTGTCGCGGCGGTCCGGGCCCGCATCGCCGACGGCCTCGCCGCCGAGCCCCGGCTGCCCGGCACGGGCATCGAGGTGGTCGCCGCCCGGGTCGTCGCCATCCGCCCCGAACCCGAGGTCGAGCGGGCGCTGCGCACCCCGGCGCGCGAGGAGATCCAGCAGGAGGCCGACCGGGCGACGTACGAGCGGCGGGCGGTGGCGGTGGAGCGGGAGCGCGCCATCGCCGAGAACGAGCTGGCCAGCAAGATCGAACTCGCCCGTCGTGAGGAGCAGTTGGTCGACCAGCGCGGCACCAACGCCCGTCGCGAGGCCGAGGAGAACGCGGCCGCGGACGGCGTACGCGCCGAGGCCGAGGCCGCCCGCAAGGTGCGCCTCGCCAAGGCGGAGGCCGAAGCGGCCCGCGAGCTCGGCGAGGCGCGGGCGACGGCCAAGTCGGCCTGGCTGCGGGCCCACGCGGAGATCCCGGCGGCGACCCTCAACGCGCTGACCGCGACCCGGTTCGCCGAGAATCTGCCCCGCATCGACAGCCTCACCCTCTCCCCCGACGTGCTGACCGGGCTCCTCGCCAAGCTGGGCCGCCCGGCCGCCGAGGGCGACGCCTCGTGA
- a CDS encoding mechanosensitive ion channel family protein: protein MTRELVLHDWLVAGTAIVAGILAGLLLRITMKWLGKHARRTTWSGDDIVVDALRQVVPWAAIVGGAAIGAAALPLTKRVGTIVNQSLTALFILVTTLAVARVVTRLVRSVTHARTGVAGSATIFVNITRVVVLAIGVLVVLETLGVSIAPLITALGVGGLAVALALQDTLANLFAGVHILASKTVQPGDYIRLSSGEEGYVVDINWRNTVVRNLSNNLVIIPNAQLSGTNMTNFTRPEQQLSILVQVGVGYDSDLEHVERVTMEVVASVMMGVDGAVPEHEPAVRFHTFGDSRINFTVILGVGEFSDQYRIKHEFIKQLHTRFRAEGIRIPAPTRSVAIQQGPGPDVSELSGLAQEAVIQSPHPVPHQRDASIPLRP from the coding sequence GTGACCCGGGAACTCGTCCTGCACGACTGGCTGGTGGCCGGGACCGCGATCGTCGCGGGCATCCTGGCGGGCCTGTTGCTGCGCATCACCATGAAGTGGCTCGGCAAGCACGCGCGGCGCACCACGTGGAGCGGGGACGACATCGTCGTCGACGCCCTGCGCCAGGTCGTGCCGTGGGCCGCGATCGTGGGCGGTGCCGCGATCGGCGCCGCCGCGCTGCCGCTGACCAAGCGGGTCGGCACGATCGTGAACCAGTCGCTGACCGCGCTGTTCATCCTCGTCACCACGCTCGCCGTGGCCCGTGTGGTCACCCGGCTCGTACGGTCCGTGACGCACGCCAGGACCGGTGTCGCCGGATCGGCGACCATCTTCGTGAACATCACGCGCGTCGTGGTCCTCGCGATCGGTGTGCTCGTCGTCCTGGAGACCCTCGGCGTCTCCATCGCCCCGCTCATCACCGCGCTCGGTGTGGGTGGACTGGCGGTCGCCCTCGCCCTGCAGGACACCCTCGCCAACCTCTTCGCGGGCGTGCACATCCTCGCCTCGAAGACGGTGCAGCCCGGTGACTACATCCGGCTCAGCAGTGGTGAGGAGGGCTATGTCGTCGACATCAACTGGCGCAACACCGTGGTGCGCAACCTCTCCAACAACCTGGTGATCATCCCCAACGCGCAGCTGTCCGGCACCAATATGACCAACTTCACCCGGCCCGAGCAGCAGCTGTCGATCCTGGTGCAGGTGGGCGTCGGCTACGACAGCGACCTGGAGCATGTGGAGCGGGTCACCATGGAGGTCGTCGCGAGCGTGATGATGGGCGTGGACGGGGCGGTGCCCGAGCACGAACCCGCCGTGCGGTTCCACACGTTCGGGGACTCGCGGATCAACTTCACGGTGATCCTGGGCGTCGGCGAGTTCAGCGACCAGTACCGGATCAAGCACGAGTTCATCAAGCAGCTGCACACCCGGTTCCGCGCGGAGGGCATCCGTATCCCCGCGCCGACCCGGTCCGTCGCGATCCAGCAGGGCCCGGGCCCGGACGTGTCGGAGCTGTCGGGACTGGCGCAGGAGGCCGTGATCCAGAGCCCGCACCCGGTGCCGCACCAGCGCGATGCATCGATTCCGCTGCGGCCCTGA
- a CDS encoding ATP-binding protein, translated as MGRAAELAGVAAELRIARMVTVTGPGGVGKTRIALRTAARVAERYEHGVRLVELSELRDPELLPHTVAAALGLPENEARSPLDAVLDHLRDQRTLIVFDTCEHLVDACAMLADIMLRETTGVSVLATSRQPLDVPGEHICPVAPLPVQSDEGGDAIELFAQRAAAVVPGFTVDQANRADVVRLCRRLDGMPLAIELATVRLRAVPLGQLLERIEDRFRLLTGGRRTALPRHQTLRTAIEWSHDLCTAQEQLLWSRLSVFAGSFDIAAAEEVCAGGELPHEDVLQSLVGLVDKSVVLRVGEDGSRYRMLDTLREYGAEHLAVRGEEGAVRERHFAWCLVAAEGFDRHFLDDDQIARYRELRRRHTDLRVAVEYALATPGKDREAAALTGALWGYWHIAGLHTEGRYWYRKITDRFPDGRERAWALAQSSYLGAFQADPVALEQAQECVSLADGLGDPVIAGRGRVYLNLCHTFMGHHEEAAKAASEAYEILEAADDTIGLVTLETQIGLMNHLMGELDAAIAVCERGLRRFRADSTEGWVRGYLHYVTGATRYRRGEFGQSAESGRTALRIKHELGDGVGMGYCLELLAWLASHEERHEDAMRLIGAADPLWQNAGARLGGTAIMLDLHRTAVAAAERALGQARCGRLRAEGAAQALDQVVAVVTGEQEAAPVRGDVPAPRTARALRDAAAAAVALTRREREVALLAAESLSNREIAERLVISKRTVDAHLERILAKLGIASRGEIAGRLRG; from the coding sequence GTGGGACGGGCAGCGGAACTCGCCGGGGTCGCCGCCGAGTTGAGGATCGCCCGCATGGTGACGGTCACCGGCCCCGGTGGCGTCGGCAAGACCCGGATCGCCCTGCGCACCGCCGCCCGGGTCGCCGAGCGGTACGAGCACGGCGTCCGCCTCGTCGAACTCTCCGAGCTGCGCGACCCCGAACTCCTGCCGCACACCGTCGCCGCCGCCCTCGGCCTGCCGGAGAACGAAGCCCGCTCCCCGCTTGACGCCGTCCTCGACCACCTCCGCGACCAGCGCACGCTGATCGTCTTCGACACCTGCGAGCACCTGGTCGACGCCTGCGCGATGCTCGCCGACATCATGCTGCGCGAGACCACCGGTGTCTCCGTCCTCGCCACCAGCCGGCAACCCCTCGACGTGCCCGGCGAACACATCTGCCCCGTCGCGCCGTTGCCCGTCCAGAGCGACGAAGGAGGCGACGCGATCGAGCTGTTCGCGCAGCGCGCCGCCGCCGTCGTGCCCGGCTTCACCGTCGACCAGGCCAACCGCGCGGACGTGGTCCGGCTCTGCCGCCGCCTCGACGGCATGCCCCTCGCCATCGAACTGGCCACCGTACGGCTGCGCGCGGTCCCCCTCGGCCAGCTCCTGGAACGCATCGAGGACCGTTTCCGCCTCCTCACCGGCGGCCGGCGCACCGCACTGCCGCGCCACCAGACCCTGCGTACCGCCATCGAATGGAGCCACGACCTGTGCACCGCGCAGGAGCAGCTCCTGTGGTCGCGGCTCTCCGTGTTCGCCGGGTCCTTCGACATAGCGGCCGCCGAAGAGGTCTGTGCGGGCGGCGAGTTGCCGCACGAGGACGTGCTGCAGTCGCTCGTCGGACTCGTCGACAAGTCGGTGGTCCTGCGCGTCGGCGAGGACGGCTCCCGCTATCGGATGCTGGACACGCTGCGCGAGTACGGCGCCGAGCACCTGGCCGTCCGCGGCGAGGAGGGAGCCGTACGCGAACGGCACTTCGCATGGTGTCTCGTGGCGGCCGAGGGCTTCGACCGGCACTTCCTCGACGACGACCAGATCGCCCGCTACCGCGAACTGCGCCGCAGACACACCGACCTCCGGGTCGCCGTGGAGTACGCGCTCGCCACCCCCGGCAAGGACCGTGAGGCCGCCGCGCTCACCGGGGCCCTCTGGGGCTACTGGCACATCGCCGGACTGCACACCGAGGGCCGCTACTGGTACCGGAAGATCACCGATCGCTTCCCGGACGGCCGCGAACGCGCGTGGGCGCTCGCACAGTCCAGCTATCTCGGCGCCTTCCAGGCCGACCCGGTCGCCCTGGAGCAGGCACAGGAGTGCGTGTCCCTCGCCGACGGCCTCGGCGACCCGGTGATCGCCGGCCGGGGCCGGGTCTATCTGAACCTCTGCCACACCTTCATGGGCCACCACGAGGAGGCGGCCAAGGCGGCGAGCGAGGCCTACGAGATCCTCGAGGCCGCCGACGACACGATCGGTCTGGTCACCCTGGAGACCCAGATAGGCCTCATGAACCACCTGATGGGCGAGTTGGACGCGGCCATCGCGGTGTGCGAACGAGGCCTGCGCCGCTTTCGCGCGGACTCCACCGAAGGGTGGGTGCGCGGCTATCTGCACTACGTGACGGGCGCGACGCGTTACCGGCGGGGCGAGTTCGGGCAGAGCGCCGAGTCCGGGCGCACCGCGCTGCGCATCAAGCACGAGCTGGGCGACGGCGTCGGCATGGGCTACTGCCTGGAGCTCCTGGCCTGGCTCGCCTCGCACGAGGAACGGCACGAGGACGCGATGCGGCTCATCGGGGCCGCCGACCCGCTGTGGCAGAACGCCGGGGCCCGGCTCGGCGGCACGGCCATCATGCTCGACCTGCACCGCACGGCGGTGGCCGCGGCCGAGCGGGCGCTGGGGCAGGCGCGGTGCGGGCGGTTGCGGGCCGAAGGGGCCGCGCAGGCGCTCGACCAGGTGGTCGCCGTGGTCACGGGCGAGCAGGAAGCGGCACCTGTCCGCGGGGACGTACCGGCACCGCGCACTGCGCGGGCGCTGCGGGACGCCGCTGCCGCGGCCGTCGCGCTGACCCGGCGCGAGCGCGAAGTGGCGCTGCTCGCCGCCGAGTCGCTGTCCAATCGGGAGATCGCCGAGCGCCTCGTCATCTCGAAGCGGACGGTCGACGCCCACTTGGAGCGGATCCTGGCGAAGCTGGGGATCGCATCGCGAGGGGAGATCGCGGGCCGGCTCCGGGGTTAG
- a CDS encoding pyridoxamine 5'-phosphate oxidase family protein produces MPTTKVDSFADLQDTFFSYVRDIKYATMITVDRKNRPRARVLLPVWEVVDGRPVGWLAAYKTPVKAAHLANSPHTTYSYWNPRQNTVHVDALSAWAEAESDKRHAWDLYVRGGPPGVGYDPVHYWRGGPEDPEYEVIRIDPWRIQLVRGSDLRSTIWQPDAA; encoded by the coding sequence ATGCCCACCACCAAAGTCGACAGCTTCGCCGACCTCCAGGACACCTTCTTCAGCTACGTACGGGACATCAAGTACGCCACGATGATCACGGTCGACCGCAAGAACCGGCCCCGTGCCAGGGTCCTGCTGCCCGTCTGGGAGGTCGTCGACGGCCGCCCCGTCGGCTGGCTGGCGGCGTACAAGACGCCCGTGAAGGCGGCGCACCTGGCCAACAGCCCGCACACGACGTACTCGTACTGGAACCCACGCCAGAACACCGTCCACGTCGACGCCCTCTCCGCCTGGGCCGAGGCCGAGAGCGACAAGAGGCACGCCTGGGACCTCTACGTCCGGGGCGGCCCGCCGGGTGTGGGCTACGACCCGGTGCACTACTGGCGGGGCGGCCCCGAGGACCCCGAGTACGAGGTGATCCGCATCGATCCCTGGCGGATCCAGCTGGTCCGCGGCTCGGATCTGCGCTCCACGATCTGGCAGCCGGACGCGGCCTGA
- a CDS encoding phosphocholine-specific phospholipase C yields the protein MPELNRRRFLQIAGATAGYAALSESIARAASLPAARATGTLQDVEHIVVLMQENRSFDHYFGTMKGVRGFGDPRPVTLPSGKPVWNQQGGGKEVLPYHPDAENLGMQFISGLDHDWAGGHSAFNSGKYDNWVNAKSERTMVYLEREDIPFHYALADAFTVCDDYHCSFLGATDPNRYYMLTGYVGNDGTGGGPVLGNQEAGYGWTTYAERLEQAGVSWKVYQDIGDGLDAAGHWGWISDQFRGNYGDNSLLYFNTFRGAKPGDALYEKARTGTNVKAGDGYFDVLKADVKAGKLPKISWIAAPEAFSEHPNWPVNYGAWYIAQVLDALTSNPDVWAKTALFITYDENDGYFDHVVPPYVPKDANQGKSTVATDSDYFKGNASYAAGHYGLGQRVPMLVVSPWSTGGYVNSEVFDHTSIIRFMEKRFGVKEPNISPWRRAICGDLTSAFDFGKVDTQPATLPDTDGYEPPNHDYPPGYSPKAPAKGTLPKQERGSRPARALPYAPLVDGVYDAAAGKYQLTFGAGPSAGVCFHVRSGNRTDGPWTYTTEAGKTVADTWNSQYASDGRHDLAVFGPNGFLRHFKSAGKAVAPEVVARHDKASGNIKLTLKNAGSSAVNLTLTNAYGGASQTFKVNAGASVEHTVDLRASKSWYDITVKSDADAAWLRRLAGHVETGAVSVSDPAIVTA from the coding sequence ATGCCTGAACTCAATCGGCGGCGTTTCCTCCAGATCGCCGGCGCGACCGCGGGCTACGCGGCGCTGTCGGAGAGCATCGCCCGTGCCGCATCGCTGCCCGCGGCGCGCGCCACGGGCACCCTTCAGGACGTCGAGCACATCGTCGTCCTGATGCAGGAGAACCGGTCCTTCGACCACTACTTCGGCACGATGAAGGGCGTACGCGGCTTCGGCGACCCCCGCCCGGTGACGCTGCCCAGCGGCAAGCCGGTGTGGAACCAGCAGGGCGGCGGCAAGGAGGTACTGCCGTACCACCCCGACGCCGAGAACCTCGGCATGCAGTTCATCTCGGGCCTCGACCACGACTGGGCGGGCGGCCACAGCGCCTTCAACAGCGGCAAGTACGACAACTGGGTCAACGCCAAGTCCGAGCGGACGATGGTGTACCTGGAGCGCGAGGACATCCCGTTCCACTACGCGCTCGCCGACGCGTTCACCGTCTGCGACGACTACCACTGCTCGTTCCTGGGCGCCACGGACCCCAACCGCTACTACATGCTGACGGGTTACGTCGGCAACGACGGCACGGGCGGCGGCCCGGTCCTCGGCAACCAGGAGGCGGGCTACGGCTGGACGACGTACGCCGAGCGCCTGGAGCAGGCCGGGGTCTCCTGGAAGGTGTACCAGGACATCGGCGACGGCCTGGACGCGGCCGGGCACTGGGGCTGGATCAGCGACCAGTTCCGCGGCAACTACGGCGACAACTCGCTGCTGTACTTCAACACCTTCCGAGGCGCCAAGCCGGGCGATGCCCTGTACGAGAAGGCCCGCACCGGCACCAACGTCAAGGCGGGCGACGGCTACTTCGACGTCCTCAAGGCCGACGTGAAGGCCGGCAAACTGCCGAAGATCTCCTGGATAGCGGCGCCGGAGGCGTTCTCCGAGCACCCCAACTGGCCCGTGAACTACGGCGCCTGGTACATCGCGCAGGTCCTGGACGCGCTCACCTCGAACCCAGACGTGTGGGCGAAGACCGCCCTGTTCATCACGTACGACGAGAACGACGGCTACTTCGACCACGTCGTGCCGCCGTACGTCCCGAAGGACGCGAACCAGGGCAAGTCGACCGTCGCGACGGACTCTGACTACTTCAAGGGCAACGCCTCGTACGCGGCCGGGCACTACGGGCTCGGCCAGCGCGTGCCGATGCTCGTCGTCTCGCCGTGGAGCACGGGCGGCTACGTGAACTCCGAGGTCTTCGACCACACCTCGATCATCCGGTTCATGGAGAAGCGCTTCGGCGTCAAGGAGCCCAACATCTCGCCGTGGCGGCGCGCCATCTGCGGCGACCTGACCTCCGCCTTCGACTTCGGCAAGGTCGACACCCAGCCCGCGACGCTGCCGGACACCGACGGGTACGAGCCGCCGAACCACGACTACCCGCCGGGCTACTCCCCCAAGGCCCCGGCCAAGGGCACCCTGCCCAAGCAGGAGCGCGGCTCCCGCCCGGCCCGTGCCCTGCCGTACGCCCCGCTGGTCGACGGCGTCTACGACGCGGCCGCGGGCAAGTACCAGCTCACCTTCGGCGCGGGGCCGAGCGCGGGCGTCTGCTTCCACGTGCGCTCCGGCAACCGCACCGACGGGCCCTGGACGTACACCACCGAGGCCGGCAAGACGGTCGCCGACACCTGGAACTCGCAGTACGCGAGCGACGGCAGGCACGATCTGGCGGTGTTCGGCCCGAACGGCTTCCTGCGCCACTTCAAGAGCGCCGGCAAGGCCGTGGCCCCCGAGGTGGTCGCCCGCCACGACAAGGCGAGCGGGAACATCAAGCTGACCCTCAAGAACGCGGGCAGCTCGGCCGTCAACCTCACCCTGACCAACGCCTACGGCGGGGCGAGCCAGACGTTCAAGGTGAACGCGGGCGCCTCCGTGGAGCACACGGTCGACCTGCGGGCGAGCAAGTCCTGGTACGACATCACCGTCAAGTCCGACGCGGACGCGGCCTGGTTGCGGCGCCTCGCGGGCCACGTCGAGACGGGCGCGGTGAGCGTCAGCGACCCGGCGATCGTCACGGCCTGA
- a CDS encoding LysR family transcriptional regulator, whose translation MERDEIECFLLLAEELHFGRTADRMRLSKARVSQLVARLERRVGAPLFVRTSRRVALTPLGRQLHADLEPHHRAMEAALARAVATARGIDVVLHVGFANPLTGEIALKAAETLRVSHPGLTVEICEVPLSDPYGQLRSGDFDVQLQEFPVREHDLGGGPTLLTEERVLTVSSTHPLATRDSVSLEDLADVPLLTIEGELPDYWLKERVPTHTPSGRPIARGPAVTQMQEALMLVAAGKGALLAPAHTATYYARPGVAYLPLVDAEPVGYGLVWRAENGAGAVEAFAGAARAVAREVALGDPRTGVPG comes from the coding sequence ATGGAACGCGACGAGATCGAATGCTTTCTGCTGCTCGCCGAGGAGCTGCACTTCGGCCGCACCGCCGACCGGATGCGGCTCTCCAAGGCCCGGGTGAGCCAGCTGGTGGCACGCCTCGAACGGCGCGTCGGGGCCCCGCTGTTCGTCCGCACCAGCCGCCGCGTCGCGCTCACCCCGCTGGGGCGGCAGCTGCATGCGGACCTCGAACCGCACCACCGCGCGATGGAGGCGGCCCTGGCCCGCGCCGTCGCCACCGCCCGCGGCATCGACGTGGTCCTGCACGTCGGGTTCGCCAACCCGCTGACCGGCGAGATCGCGCTGAAGGCGGCGGAGACCCTTCGGGTCAGCCACCCCGGACTCACCGTGGAGATCTGCGAGGTGCCGCTCTCCGATCCGTACGGGCAGCTGCGCAGCGGTGACTTCGACGTCCAGCTCCAGGAGTTCCCGGTACGCGAGCACGACCTGGGCGGCGGCCCGACACTGCTCACCGAGGAGCGCGTCCTCACGGTGTCCTCGACGCACCCGCTCGCCACCCGGGACTCGGTGTCGCTGGAGGACCTCGCGGACGTCCCCCTGCTCACCATCGAGGGCGAACTCCCGGACTACTGGCTCAAGGAGCGCGTACCCACGCACACCCCGAGCGGCCGCCCGATCGCGCGCGGCCCCGCGGTGACCCAGATGCAGGAGGCGCTGATGCTGGTGGCGGCCGGCAAGGGCGCCCTGCTCGCCCCCGCCCACACGGCGACGTACTACGCCCGCCCGGGCGTCGCCTACCTCCCCCTCGTCGACGCGGAGCCGGTCGGGTACGGCCTGGTCTGGCGCGCGGAGAACGGCGCGGGCGCGGTGGAGGCATTTGCCGGGGCGGCGCGTGCGGTGGCCCGGGAGGTGGCGCTGGGGGATCCGCGGACGGGGGTGCCGGGGTGA